A portion of the Adhaeribacter radiodurans genome contains these proteins:
- a CDS encoding C40 family peptidase, whose protein sequence is MKNFILGGCAIVAMSLSFFFEQAPTGKNTKLAAMESASVLPVDLPTNSTTSPAINFRDTLYYNYYAQTLGVKFNYSEDKQLLATVADWLGTPYRSGAASKKGTDCSGFVTKVYQEVYGIKLTHSSRSMFQSVERIKKSAIKAGDLVFFRRGPGKPIYHVGIYLNNNKFIHSASNGGVMVSSLNQAYYARNFYAAGRVNM, encoded by the coding sequence ATGAAAAACTTTATTTTAGGAGGTTGTGCCATTGTTGCCATGAGTTTATCCTTTTTCTTCGAACAGGCACCAACTGGTAAAAATACTAAATTAGCTGCAATGGAATCGGCTTCGGTTTTACCGGTAGATTTACCAACTAACTCTACTACTTCACCCGCCATTAATTTTAGAGACACCCTTTACTACAACTACTACGCTCAAACCCTGGGAGTTAAATTCAATTACTCCGAAGACAAACAACTGTTGGCTACGGTAGCCGATTGGTTAGGAACCCCCTACCGCAGTGGCGCTGCTTCTAAAAAAGGAACGGATTGTTCCGGGTTTGTAACGAAAGTTTACCAGGAAGTATATGGCATAAAATTAACCCATAGTTCCCGTTCTATGTTTCAGAGTGTGGAACGAATAAAAAAATCAGCAATAAAAGCCGGTGATTTAGTGTTTTTCCGGCGCGGACCGGGTAAACCTATTTACCACGTGGGCATCTACCTCAACAACAATAAATTTATTCATTCGGCTAGCAATGGCGGAGTTATGGTATCTTCGTTAAACCAAGCTTATTACGCCCGCAATTTTTATGCGGCTGGTCGGGTTAACATGTAA